One window of Pocillopora verrucosa isolate sample1 chromosome 9, ASM3666991v2, whole genome shotgun sequence genomic DNA carries:
- the LOC131775634 gene encoding CUB domain-containing protein 2-like translates to MAAKFSWIVLQLFAVWIRICRSSCGDHLEGYSGDLRFPISGGNVGESLRCTWTITVSERFRVKITFTDFVMETICCSCTHDFLEIRDGSLDNSTVIGRFCAKRQPKFIYSTTNVIWIQFTSDFRTYSSNRFRLSYEAVCGSHYTDSSGTLRSPRYSFPYENKDCIYSIEVPKGRIKVKFESFRVNGRMPVCLYDFLEVKEIGYFVLSNSQGESRRSRYCGINKPPIIYSTKGSILWFRFKRSDDGKSRFIANYRTIFVGEGTCGGTFKDTSGLIYSQNYPYHFPHGQECVWKIRVDPNMHAHLYFDTLNFGYKMDGVCGYGHLEIYDGSEESSFKIGEYCGNVIPNKIISRTNELMIKAVSSYEGKNMGWFSLHYESSTGSVCGMSKFTCANRQCIENDKECNGQKDCEDGSDEEVCPEQTSSKDPGFLSWYRFWPVSIVGGMLIVGVWLWRAWKKIMAARSEVDRPHATTPSPNHLEMLPCTSVEPPSYNEAVAESVEPPPSYEEALRERLNPQNSIQEADSLRVHSDLNTGNIALPRNVGQTLSMVVYEGSSTSSHGSPYDSHRKRGYTSLHLNAQSI, encoded by the coding sequence ATGGCGGCCAAGTTTAGTTGGATCGTACTGCAACTGTTCGCCGTATGGATTCGAATTTGTCGTTCTTCTTGCGGTGACCACCTTGAAGGCTATTCCGGAGACCTTCGTTTTCCTATAAGTGGAGGAAATGTTGGCGAAAGTCTTCGCTGCACTTGGACAATTACAGTGTCAGAGAGATTTCGTGTAAAAATTACATTCACAGACTTTGTTATGGAAACAATATGTTGTTCTTGTACGCATGATTTTTTAGAAATTCGCGACGGGTCTCTTGACAATTCCACTGTTATTGGACGATTCTGTGCAAAAAGGCAACCTAAATTTATTTACTCCACGACAAATGTTATATGGATTCAATTTACGTCTGATTTTCGTACCTACAGTAGTAATCGTTTTCGGCTGTCATACGAAGCAGTATGTGGCAGCCATTACACTGATTCTTCAGGCACTCTTCGTTCACCAAGGTATTCGTTTCCTTATGAAAACAAAGATTGCATCTACAGCATCGAGGTGCCGAAAGggagaataaaggtaaagttCGAGAGCTTCAGAGTTAATGGTCGAATGCCTGTTTGTTTATATGACTTTCTTGAGGTGAAGGAAATTGGATACTTCGTACTCTCAAATTCTCAAGGAGAATCGAGACGTAGTCGTTACTGCGGCATTAACAAACCGCCAATTATTTATTCTACAAAAGGTAGTATTCTGTGGTTTAGATTCAAGAGGTCAGATGATGGGAAATCACGATTCATAGCTAATTATCGCACCATTTTCGTTGGAGAGGGAACATGTGGTGGAACCTTTAAAGATACATCGGGGTTAATATACTCGCAAAATTACCCCTATCACTTTCCACACGGCCAAGAATGTGTATGGAAAATTCGGGTGGATCCTAACATGCATGCACATTTATACTTTGATACCTTGAATTTTGGATATAAAATGGATGGAGTCTGTGGGTATGGACATTTAGAAATTTATGATGGGTCAGAGGAATCCTCTTTTAAAATTGGCGAGTATTGCGGAAATGTTATTCCCAACAAAATCATTTCCAGGACAAATGAGCTCATGATCAAGGCAGTGTCAAGTTACGAGGGAAAAAACATGGGGTGGTTTTCTCTGCATTATGAGTCATCTACTGGAAGTGTTTGTGGAATGTCTAAGTTCACCTGCGCAAATCGGCAATGcattgaaaatgataaagaatGCAATGGTCAAAAAGACTGTGAAGATGGTTCAGATGAAGAAGTTTGTCCTGAACAAACTTCATCCAAAGACCCTGGTTTTCTCTCTTGGTACAGATTCTGGCCTGTCAGCATTGTGGGAGGAATGCTTATTGTTGGAGTATGGCTTTGGAgagcatggaaaaaaattatggcaGCTCGATCTGAAGTGGACAGACCTCATGCAACTACTCCATCACCAAATCATTTAGAGATGCTCCCTTGTACTTCTGTGGAACCTCCAAGTTACAATGAGGCTGTTGCTGAAAGTGTAGAGCCTCCGCCCTCTTATGAAGAAGCTCTCAGAGAACGATTAAACCCTCAGAATAGCATACAAGAGGCTGACTCTCTCAGGGTTCACTCTGACTTAAATACTGGCAACATAGCATTGCCCAGAAATGTAGGTCAAACGTTGTCCATGGTAGTTTATGAGGGTTCATCAACAAGCTCTCATGGTTCTCCATATGACAGTCATAGAAAGAGGGGTTATACTTCTCTACACTTAAATGCTCAAAGTATTTAG